One stretch of Labrenzia sp. CE80 DNA includes these proteins:
- a CDS encoding capsular biosynthesis protein, with translation MSKPAAKQKVFLFLQGPPSIFARTIADELELLGCKTLRLNLCPGDWLSWHDKRARSYRGTLADWPKWLAKFCQENGVTDLIYYADRVPYHSAAAEVGNSLGLTCTTYEFGYLRPDWITLERDGMSAHSRFPKDPDIIREAAAGLPEIDRRPLFPFSFEAEAVSEVTYNMSNVLFAAFYPRYVRDKLYHPLIDYLSNIPRLMLSRRRARNAAHLIDDVISSGCPYFVFPLQLQSDYQLRYNSPFDHIAEAAEDVIRSFAKSAPIASRLVFKVHPLDNGMEPWRKILRTIAKRYRVKKRVYVIDGGNLDLLLRQSAGALTINSTSGLHSLRVSCPTKVLGIALYDINGLTCQKPIDDFWREGSKPDPELLDALERLLAATIQVKGCFYTDKGRRAGAYEIARRLASGSVNLPGALCDVAPRLKRAHDLGIATTFDEQIASRGKTERWTHVWQG, from the coding sequence GTGAGCAAGCCTGCTGCCAAACAAAAGGTCTTTTTGTTCCTACAAGGGCCTCCCTCGATCTTCGCAAGGACAATCGCTGACGAGCTCGAGTTGCTGGGATGCAAGACCTTGCGCCTTAACCTTTGTCCGGGGGATTGGCTTTCCTGGCACGACAAGCGTGCCCGTTCCTATCGGGGGACGCTTGCGGATTGGCCAAAGTGGCTCGCCAAATTTTGCCAAGAGAATGGCGTCACTGATCTGATCTACTACGCCGATCGCGTTCCCTATCATTCGGCTGCAGCCGAGGTCGGGAATTCTCTAGGGCTGACCTGCACCACGTATGAGTTCGGATACCTGCGTCCGGATTGGATCACTCTGGAAAGAGACGGGATGTCGGCGCATTCCCGCTTTCCAAAAGATCCTGACATCATTCGCGAAGCTGCAGCAGGTTTGCCGGAAATTGACAGGCGGCCTCTTTTTCCGTTTTCCTTTGAGGCTGAAGCGGTTTCTGAGGTCACCTACAATATGTCGAACGTGCTCTTCGCTGCGTTCTATCCGCGCTATGTCCGCGACAAGCTCTATCACCCGCTGATCGACTATCTGAGCAACATACCGAGACTCATGCTCTCTCGCCGACGGGCCAGAAATGCGGCCCACCTGATCGATGACGTGATATCGTCAGGCTGTCCCTATTTCGTCTTTCCTCTTCAGCTGCAGAGCGACTATCAACTGCGCTACAATTCGCCGTTTGACCACATTGCAGAAGCTGCCGAAGACGTTATCAGATCTTTCGCGAAGTCTGCGCCCATTGCATCGCGGCTGGTGTTCAAGGTCCATCCTCTCGACAATGGCATGGAGCCTTGGCGCAAGATCTTGCGAACCATCGCAAAGCGCTATCGCGTCAAGAAACGCGTCTATGTGATCGATGGCGGAAATCTGGATCTGCTCTTGCGGCAGTCGGCTGGGGCCTTGACGATCAACTCGACCTCGGGGCTGCATTCTCTGCGGGTGTCTTGCCCGACCAAGGTTCTTGGTATTGCGCTTTATGATATCAATGGTTTGACCTGCCAGAAACCGATTGATGACTTCTGGCGCGAAGGCAGCAAACCGGACCCTGAGCTTCTTGATGCGCTCGAACGTCTGCTCGCGGCGACCATACAGGTCAAGGGTTGCTTTTATACGGACAAGGGCAGGCGCGCGGGAGCCTATGAAATCGCACGCAGGCTGGCTTCTGGAAGCGTCAATCTCCCCGGAGCGCTTTGCGATGTAGCTCCGCGGTTGAAGCGGGCGCACGATCTGGGAATTGCGACAACATTCGACGAGCAGATCGCGTCACGCGGCAAGACAGAACGCTGGACTCATGTCTGGCAGGGCTGA
- a CDS encoding polysaccharide biosynthesis/export family protein encodes MRFAAVVILSMALASCAALPGDGPGAINISSQDIETDSSQNGYSIIRIDRENIDVIKRYRPLAFANEFRGVGSGGSSTLLGVGDTLSVGIWEAAPDGLFSSASGGSSQIPAVVDESGYIFIPYAGRIRAAGLSVEGLRQSIQSKLIGKAVEPQVLVSLNEKLSKTAVVVGDVAKPGVYPLPLRQTRLLDLVATAGGSRQATYETVVTLKRGRRAGTTRMEHLIDYPENNVLVSPNDNILLSHRPRTFSAFGAVKSNQLVPFKTKSVTLAEALATVGGLNDFKADSGGIFLFRYEDSDLVRDIRPELAKHVANEKLVPVVYQLSLRDPNGFFLSRFFEMRDKDILYVSNHPTAELGKFLQIIAPLISNVSTVQGITE; translated from the coding sequence ATGAGATTTGCGGCTGTAGTTATCTTGTCCATGGCACTTGCGTCATGTGCGGCGCTGCCTGGCGATGGGCCTGGTGCGATCAATATTTCCTCGCAGGATATTGAAACGGATTCCTCCCAGAACGGATATTCGATTATCCGAATCGATCGTGAAAACATCGACGTCATCAAGCGCTATCGGCCGCTGGCTTTCGCGAATGAATTCCGCGGTGTTGGCAGTGGCGGGTCAAGCACGCTTCTCGGCGTTGGTGACACGCTTTCAGTTGGAATATGGGAGGCCGCACCTGACGGTCTGTTCTCCAGTGCATCCGGCGGCTCGAGTCAAATTCCAGCTGTCGTTGATGAGAGCGGCTATATCTTCATTCCCTATGCTGGTCGCATTCGCGCCGCTGGGTTGAGTGTTGAAGGTCTGCGGCAATCGATTCAAAGCAAGCTGATTGGCAAGGCTGTTGAACCCCAGGTTCTGGTGTCCCTGAATGAGAAGTTGAGCAAGACGGCAGTCGTGGTTGGCGATGTCGCCAAGCCTGGTGTCTATCCGTTGCCGCTTCGCCAAACCCGCCTTCTTGACCTGGTTGCCACAGCAGGTGGGTCTCGTCAGGCGACTTATGAAACGGTCGTCACTCTCAAACGGGGCCGCCGCGCAGGTACGACGCGCATGGAGCACCTGATCGACTACCCGGAGAACAATGTTCTGGTGTCCCCGAATGACAACATCCTGTTGTCACATCGGCCTCGGACCTTCTCCGCATTTGGGGCGGTGAAGTCGAACCAGCTTGTTCCCTTCAAGACCAAGAGCGTGACACTCGCGGAAGCGCTCGCGACGGTTGGCGGGCTGAATGACTTCAAGGCGGACTCCGGAGGTATTTTCCTCTTCCGCTACGAAGATTCCGATCTTGTGCGTGATATTCGCCCGGAGCTGGCAAAGCATGTTGCGAATGAAAAACTGGTGCCGGTGGTCTATCAGCTGAGTTTGCGTGATCCGAATGGCTTCTTCCTGTCGCGCTTCTTCGAAATGCGTGACAAGGACATACTTTACGTGTCGAACCATCCGACTGCCGAGCTCGGCAAGTTCTTGCAGATCATCGCGCCGCTGATCAGCAATGTCTCGACCGTCCAGGGTATTACCGAGTAG
- a CDS encoding AGE family epimerase/isomerase, which translates to MAKATHSRAAETAVIKTSNKLLNWLIDDALPVWSTKGVDRQYGGFYEALELLSGEGCTVPKRARVQPRQIYSFVEAGRLGWNGPVNDLVGGGLDWYLEHYGLEDGLIAAAVAPDGAVTDTSFDLYNHSFALFGLSQAAEVLPERKTELLARSRDMLAMLHSQYGHAERGFREKKPDEAPLCSNPHMHMFEASLALEQIDASGPWLALSNEIAGLAMDCFIDPVNGGLREFFDLDWSPMPDDRGRVMEPGHQFEWAWLLVRWGTLRGDARALQMARRLYQIGATRGIDADRQVAIMALNDDFSVRDPLARLWGQTEWIKAAVALAAHSTGIEREVYLQDIIRSSDALFLYFDAAPTGLWKDKLRQDGSFVDEPAPASSFYHIVCAIAELGRFAKTLVYPEN; encoded by the coding sequence ATGGCCAAAGCAACTCATTCTCGCGCAGCTGAAACAGCCGTCATCAAAACCTCCAACAAGCTCTTGAACTGGCTGATTGACGACGCACTACCTGTTTGGTCGACAAAAGGCGTCGACAGGCAATACGGCGGTTTCTATGAAGCTCTTGAATTGCTTTCAGGCGAAGGCTGCACGGTGCCCAAGAGGGCGCGCGTGCAGCCAAGGCAGATCTACAGTTTCGTAGAGGCCGGCCGCCTCGGATGGAACGGTCCGGTCAACGATCTCGTCGGCGGAGGACTGGACTGGTATCTGGAGCACTATGGACTTGAAGACGGTTTGATCGCCGCTGCGGTTGCACCCGACGGCGCTGTGACCGACACGAGCTTTGATCTCTACAATCATTCCTTTGCACTGTTCGGCCTGTCCCAGGCCGCCGAGGTTCTGCCCGAGCGCAAGACGGAGCTCCTGGCCCGCTCGAGGGACATGCTGGCAATGCTGCACAGTCAATACGGACATGCCGAGCGCGGATTTCGAGAGAAAAAACCGGACGAGGCTCCGCTTTGCTCCAACCCGCACATGCACATGTTCGAGGCATCGCTCGCCTTGGAGCAAATTGACGCCTCTGGACCATGGCTTGCCCTTTCGAACGAGATAGCTGGCCTCGCCATGGATTGCTTCATCGATCCGGTGAATGGCGGCCTGAGGGAGTTTTTCGATCTTGACTGGTCGCCCATGCCGGACGACCGGGGGCGCGTGATGGAGCCTGGCCATCAATTTGAGTGGGCTTGGCTTCTGGTCAGATGGGGCACCTTGCGCGGTGACGCCAGAGCGCTGCAGATGGCGCGGCGCCTCTACCAGATCGGCGCCACCCGGGGGATCGACGCGGATCGGCAAGTGGCGATCATGGCACTGAACGACGACTTTTCAGTGCGCGACCCGCTTGCGCGTCTTTGGGGTCAGACGGAGTGGATCAAGGCTGCGGTCGCTCTTGCGGCCCATTCAACGGGCATCGAACGCGAGGTCTATCTTCAGGACATCATCCGCAGCTCAGATGCGCTTTTTCTTTACTTCGACGCCGCACCGACGGGCCTTTGGAAGGACAAGCTCAGGCAGGATGGTTCTTTTGTCGATGAACCTGCGCCCGCAAGTTCCTTTTATCATATTGTTTGCGCGATCGCGGAACTGGGCCGCTTTGCAAAGACACTCGTCTACCCCGAGAACTGA
- the folD gene encoding bifunctional methylenetetrahydrofolate dehydrogenase/methenyltetrahydrofolate cyclohydrolase FolD, protein MSQARIIDGKAIAASVRDEISSRSAALFEASGVRPGLAVVLVGEDPASQVYVRNKDATAAACGFHSVKHTLDADTSEADLLDLIGQLNEDVAIHGILVQLPLPSHIDESKVLRLIKPEKDVDGFHPVNVGLLTAGERGTALVPCTPAGSLVLLKRTLGDTLSGMNAVVVGRSNIVGKPMASLLLQESCTVTIAHSRTKDLPSVVRAADIVVAAVGRPEMVRGDWIKAGATVIDVGINRIPAPERGEGKSRLVGDVAFDEAVGHAGAITPVPGGVGPMTIAMLMANTLTAARRQLGLAEEAALF, encoded by the coding sequence ATGTCACAGGCACGCATCATCGACGGCAAGGCGATAGCTGCATCCGTACGCGACGAGATCTCAAGTCGCTCCGCAGCGCTGTTTGAGGCCAGCGGCGTGCGTCCGGGACTTGCAGTCGTGCTTGTTGGTGAAGACCCTGCGAGCCAGGTCTACGTCCGAAACAAAGACGCCACGGCGGCGGCATGCGGGTTCCATTCCGTCAAGCACACACTGGACGCAGACACGTCGGAAGCAGATCTTCTGGATCTTATCGGGCAACTGAACGAGGATGTTGCGATCCACGGCATTCTCGTGCAGCTGCCGCTGCCCAGTCATATCGACGAAAGCAAGGTGCTGCGCCTGATCAAGCCGGAGAAGGATGTTGATGGATTTCATCCGGTCAACGTCGGACTGCTGACAGCCGGAGAGCGCGGTACCGCCCTTGTCCCCTGCACGCCGGCAGGAAGCCTTGTTCTGTTAAAGAGAACGCTGGGCGACACGCTTTCCGGCATGAACGCCGTGGTCGTTGGACGCTCGAACATCGTCGGCAAGCCCATGGCCAGCTTGCTTCTCCAAGAAAGCTGCACGGTTACAATCGCCCACAGCAGGACAAAGGATCTGCCAAGTGTCGTGCGCGCAGCTGACATTGTCGTGGCTGCGGTCGGACGTCCGGAAATGGTGCGCGGTGACTGGATCAAGGCGGGCGCAACCGTCATTGATGTCGGGATCAACCGCATTCCGGCGCCTGAACGCGGCGAAGGCAAGAGCCGTCTCGTTGGCGACGTCGCATTCGATGAGGCCGTCGGCCATGCAGGTGCCATTACGCCAGTCCCGGGCGGCGTTGGACCGATGACCATTGCGATGCTCATGGCAAATACGCTGACCGCAGCGCGCCGGCAGCTTGGTCTCGCAGAGGAAGCAGCTCTTTTCTGA
- a CDS encoding autotransporter assembly complex family protein: protein MTSEPAAAYELFGFKFFEKEAEQVETVPDPLPYTTELTVSGGQEDLEKSLKAVSLLVTKEKQSPSGEAGLLSRGLADLDRLVAQLYTSGNYGGTVDIRFNGTGLETALETGTIPGARPVVTTINVSPGPQFTFGRIEIDAAGADGPLLSEEPSFWGLTPGDTANSGKILQAEGRIILVLRGRGYPKAKISERVIVADHATNKLDVRIAVETGPKATFGTVSVGGTEVTDPEFVARQAMIPEGTVYSPKELEDARKRLNNLGIFSSIRLVEGDVVGPDGRLPITIEVSERKRHVIGAGASWSSTEGFGTEAYWRRRNLFGRGELLSIEGSVGRIGNSELEEMEYSARIAFEKPGAFGPLTKFTTSLGAKQEAPDAYTSRSVTLDAYLAREFSDKLHGRSGAEIFYAHEEDAFGTGDYLLVGLPADLTYDSRDDKLNPSKGIFAAAAVEPAYDTLGQNAMVFLKATASSYIALDKAKRFILAGKVAGGSILGPSVEDIPASKRFIAGGGGSIRGYAYRNVGPRVDGEVAGGRSLLELSGEVRVKMTDTFGVVAFVDAGNAYSDSTPDFDEPLKIGVGAGIRYFTPIGPLRIDAAVPLDPEQDDPDFALYVGLSQAF from the coding sequence ATGACGTCAGAACCCGCCGCAGCCTATGAGCTTTTTGGCTTCAAGTTTTTTGAAAAGGAAGCCGAGCAGGTCGAGACGGTGCCAGACCCCCTGCCCTACACGACTGAATTGACTGTTTCTGGCGGCCAGGAAGATCTGGAGAAAAGCCTCAAGGCCGTCTCGCTCCTGGTCACAAAGGAAAAACAGTCCCCTTCGGGAGAGGCGGGACTTCTTTCCCGCGGCCTTGCTGATCTCGACCGACTGGTCGCCCAGCTCTACACCAGCGGCAACTACGGCGGCACCGTCGACATCCGGTTTAACGGCACGGGTCTCGAAACGGCGCTCGAAACCGGCACAATTCCCGGTGCGCGCCCGGTCGTCACCACAATCAACGTTTCGCCGGGACCTCAGTTTACCTTTGGCCGCATTGAGATCGACGCGGCTGGGGCAGATGGCCCACTTCTTTCCGAAGAACCGTCCTTTTGGGGTCTGACGCCCGGAGACACGGCAAACTCCGGTAAAATTCTCCAGGCGGAAGGCCGGATCATTCTTGTCCTGCGCGGGCGAGGCTATCCGAAAGCCAAGATCAGCGAACGCGTGATTGTGGCAGATCACGCGACCAACAAGTTGGACGTTCGCATTGCCGTCGAAACTGGCCCAAAGGCGACTTTCGGTACGGTCAGCGTTGGCGGAACCGAGGTCACGGACCCGGAGTTTGTCGCGCGGCAGGCGATGATCCCGGAAGGCACGGTCTATTCGCCGAAAGAACTTGAGGACGCGCGAAAGCGGTTGAACAACCTCGGCATTTTCTCCTCAATCCGGCTGGTCGAAGGTGATGTGGTCGGCCCGGACGGCCGCTTGCCGATCACGATTGAAGTCAGCGAACGCAAGCGCCATGTGATTGGTGCCGGCGCCTCTTGGTCGAGCACAGAAGGCTTTGGCACGGAGGCCTATTGGCGGCGCCGAAATCTCTTCGGCCGCGGAGAGCTGCTGTCCATCGAAGGCTCGGTCGGACGTATCGGCAATTCCGAACTGGAAGAGATGGAGTATTCAGCGCGAATTGCGTTTGAAAAGCCGGGGGCTTTCGGGCCGCTGACAAAGTTCACAACAAGCCTTGGGGCCAAGCAGGAAGCGCCGGACGCCTACACCAGCCGCAGCGTGACACTGGATGCCTATCTGGCACGCGAGTTCAGCGACAAACTCCATGGCCGGTCCGGCGCTGAGATCTTCTACGCCCATGAGGAAGACGCCTTCGGAACCGGCGACTACCTTCTTGTGGGCCTGCCAGCGGATCTGACCTACGATAGCCGCGACGACAAGCTTAATCCCTCCAAGGGGATCTTCGCCGCGGCGGCTGTCGAACCGGCGTATGACACCCTCGGCCAGAACGCGATGGTGTTCCTCAAGGCGACGGCCTCAAGCTACATCGCCCTCGACAAGGCGAAGCGTTTCATTCTTGCGGGCAAAGTCGCGGGCGGCAGCATTCTTGGGCCAAGCGTCGAGGACATCCCGGCCAGCAAACGCTTTATTGCCGGTGGCGGTGGATCGATTCGCGGCTATGCCTACCGGAACGTCGGACCGCGAGTAGATGGTGAAGTCGCGGGCGGGCGTAGCCTTCTGGAACTTTCCGGAGAAGTTCGCGTCAAGATGACGGACACCTTTGGTGTCGTCGCCTTTGTCGACGCCGGCAACGCCTATTCGGATAGCACTCCGGACTTTGATGAGCCTTTGAAGATAGGCGTGGGTGCTGGCATAAGGTACTTTACGCCGATCGGGCCGCTTCGTATCGATGCCGCGGTGCCTCTGGATCCGGAACAGGATGATCCCGACTTCGCGCTTTACGTCGGTCTCAGCCAAGCGTTCTAA